One segment of Ochotona princeps isolate mOchPri1 chromosome 28, mOchPri1.hap1, whole genome shotgun sequence DNA contains the following:
- the LOC101516911 gene encoding large ribosomal subunit protein eL29-like: MASRSPNHKDTNLLKVWTRQGLKKIQPNNAKALSARAEAIKAMVKPKEVKSTILKGVSCKLDRLVYITHPKLGNCAHDCRLSWTKAETKSQIKGKAKTPDQVHLQHLLQRSLLKMPSPLPPTKAQ; this comes from the coding sequence ATGGCATCAAGAAGCCCCAATCACAAAGATACAAATCTCTTAAAGGTGTGGACCCGACAGGGCCTGAAGAAGATACAGCCCAACAATGCCAAGGCCTTGAGTGCCCGGGCCGAGGCCATCAAGGCCATGGTCAAACCAAAGGAAGTGAAGTCCACCATCCTCAAGGGAGTCAGCTGCAAGCTTGATCGACTTGTTTATATTACCCACCCCAAACTCGGGAACTGTGCTCATGACTGCAGGCTGTCCTGGACAAAGGCTGAGACCAAGTCTCAGATCAAAGGCAAGGCCAAAACCCCAGACCAGGtgcacctgcagcacctgctccagCGCAGCCTTCTAAAGatgcccagccccctccccccgaCGAAGGCTCAGTAG